One Lutzomyia longipalpis isolate SR_M1_2022 chromosome 4, ASM2433408v1 DNA segment encodes these proteins:
- the LOC129796356 gene encoding glyoxylate reductase/hydroxypyruvate reductase isoform X2: MRPQVYVTRPDYASVGMEILGEECDLTFWNQACPVPRDELLKNVGGKDGIFCALTEKIDVELLDQAGPNLKVVSTISVGYDHIDVAECKKRGIRVGYTPDVLTDATAELTMALLLATGRRLLEANKEVYNGGWQAWEPAWMCGPGIKGSTVGLVGFGRIAQEVARRLVPFKPSNILYHSRTNHPYEAEKVGAERVSFDELLMRSDYVIVLCALTAETHHIIDAEALAKMRPTAILINTSRGGCVDQDALFDALQSGQIRAAGLDVTTPEPLPLNSPLLTLRNIVLLPHIGSADITTRQEMSRVTACNILAGLKGIKMISEL; this comes from the exons ATGCGCCCCCAGGTCTATGTGACACGTCCTGACTATGCTTCTGTTGGCATGGAGATCCTCGGAGAGGA ATGTGATTTGACATTTTGGAATCAAGCCTGCCCAGTTCCACGGGATGAGCTGCTGAAGAATGTTGGTGGCAAGGATGGGATCTTCTGTGCACTCACGGAGAAGATTGATGTAGAACTGCTGGATCAGGCAGGACCGAATCTTAAGGTGGTTTCCACAATTTCCGTTGGTTACGATCACATTGATGTAGCTGAGTGCAAGAAACGTGGGATTCGCGTGGGATACACCCCAGATGTACTAACGGATGCCACGGCAGAGCTGACAATGGCTCTACTCTTGGCCACCGGGAGACGTCTCCTAGAAGCCAATAAGGAAGTCTACAATGGTGGATGGCAAGCATGGGAACCCGCATGGATGTGTGGACCAGGAATCAAGGGGAGCACCGTGGGACTCGTGGGATTTGGGAGAATTGCCCAGGAAGTTGCTCGGAGGTTAGTTCCATTCAAACCATCGAATATTCTCTACCACAGCCGTACGAATCATCCGTATGAAGCGGAAAAAGTGGGTGCTGAGAGGGTGTCCTTCGATGAGCTTCTCATGCGAAGTGACTACGTGATTGTGCTGTGTGCCCTCACAGCTGAAACACACCACATAATTGACGCTGAAGCACTGGCAAAGATGCGACCAACGGCAATTCTGATCAATACAAGTCGCGGTGGGTGCGTGGATCAAGATGCTCTCTTTGATGCCctccaaagtggccaaattcgTGCTGCAGGCCTCGATGTAACCACTCCGGAGCCCCTTCCACTCAACAGTCCCCTCCTGACGCTGCGAAACATCGTCCTGCTGCCCCATATTGGCAGTGCGGACATTACAACGCGCCAAGAGA
- the LOC129796356 gene encoding glyoxylate reductase/hydroxypyruvate reductase isoform X1, translating into MNAAKQLNSLFKSPYLRNQCGRIVFSRISCRPICCSNIRKFHITSLHRFSGDIQEINMRPQVYVTRPDYASVGMEILGEECDLTFWNQACPVPRDELLKNVGGKDGIFCALTEKIDVELLDQAGPNLKVVSTISVGYDHIDVAECKKRGIRVGYTPDVLTDATAELTMALLLATGRRLLEANKEVYNGGWQAWEPAWMCGPGIKGSTVGLVGFGRIAQEVARRLVPFKPSNILYHSRTNHPYEAEKVGAERVSFDELLMRSDYVIVLCALTAETHHIIDAEALAKMRPTAILINTSRGGCVDQDALFDALQSGQIRAAGLDVTTPEPLPLNSPLLTLRNIVLLPHIGSADITTRQEMSRVTACNILAGLKGIKMISEL; encoded by the exons ATGAATGCTGCTAAACAATTAAATAGCCTATTTAAGAGCCCTTACCTGCGAAATCAGTGTGGCAGAATAGTTTTCTCACGTATCTCTTGCAGGCCTATTTGTTGTTCCAACATCCGGAAGTTTCACATAACGTCTCTGCATCGTTTCTCAGGTGACATTCAGGAGATCAATATGCGCCCCCAGGTCTATGTGACACGTCCTGACTATGCTTCTGTTGGCATGGAGATCCTCGGAGAGGA ATGTGATTTGACATTTTGGAATCAAGCCTGCCCAGTTCCACGGGATGAGCTGCTGAAGAATGTTGGTGGCAAGGATGGGATCTTCTGTGCACTCACGGAGAAGATTGATGTAGAACTGCTGGATCAGGCAGGACCGAATCTTAAGGTGGTTTCCACAATTTCCGTTGGTTACGATCACATTGATGTAGCTGAGTGCAAGAAACGTGGGATTCGCGTGGGATACACCCCAGATGTACTAACGGATGCCACGGCAGAGCTGACAATGGCTCTACTCTTGGCCACCGGGAGACGTCTCCTAGAAGCCAATAAGGAAGTCTACAATGGTGGATGGCAAGCATGGGAACCCGCATGGATGTGTGGACCAGGAATCAAGGGGAGCACCGTGGGACTCGTGGGATTTGGGAGAATTGCCCAGGAAGTTGCTCGGAGGTTAGTTCCATTCAAACCATCGAATATTCTCTACCACAGCCGTACGAATCATCCGTATGAAGCGGAAAAAGTGGGTGCTGAGAGGGTGTCCTTCGATGAGCTTCTCATGCGAAGTGACTACGTGATTGTGCTGTGTGCCCTCACAGCTGAAACACACCACATAATTGACGCTGAAGCACTGGCAAAGATGCGACCAACGGCAATTCTGATCAATACAAGTCGCGGTGGGTGCGTGGATCAAGATGCTCTCTTTGATGCCctccaaagtggccaaattcgTGCTGCAGGCCTCGATGTAACCACTCCGGAGCCCCTTCCACTCAACAGTCCCCTCCTGACGCTGCGAAACATCGTCCTGCTGCCCCATATTGGCAGTGCGGACATTACAACGCGCCAAGAGA
- the LOC129796355 gene encoding ATP-binding cassette sub-family G member 4-like, producing the protein MEIVLNVLRILGLTAKSSTRVEHLSGGECKRLSIALDLLTNPPVMFLDEPTSGLDSVSAVQVITHLKDLARAGRNVICVIHQPSSRLLELFDDIFIMCNGQCIYNGPLDSMVAKFEEAGFECPQFYNRADFALEIATGERLGSLDNLISKATRRIHCVTGEILKDQENFQEEYLEFTKVLDKQERKRRSLNRDIDQKYPISQWKQFLILLKRSFVCISRNFVVTQLKILTHLFIGLVVGWIYYDVGNDGAKATTNISLLFFLIMFFYFGNVIPIVLLYPSESKIFYREYLNNWYGFLPYFYSKIIVEIPCLVISTFSTLIPIYYLTNQPMEIDRFFLLANIHLLTMLIALFAGLATGTQFGTEIGMFFMPSSGLIFVVFCGYYIRYNELSPILQPLTFITFFRYIFEGSFQAIYGFERQNLDCSQIFCYLRSVSKIREVMDMTENTYLLDVLGLIVWILVLKFLFFIALRRKIKKFTD; encoded by the exons atggaaatt gtGCTAAATGTGTTGCGAATTCTTGGCTTGACTGCAAAATCATCCACACGTGTGGAGCATTTATCTGGTGGGGAGTGCAAACGACTCTCAATTGCTCTGGATTTACTTACGAATCCTCCTGTGATGTTTCTGGATGAACCAACAAGTGGCTTAGATAGTGTTTCGGCTGTTCAG GTCATTACGCACCTCAAGGACTTGGCAAGAGCAGGAAGGAATGTTATCTGTGTGATTCATCAACCATCATCGAGACTTCTCGAACTATTTGACGACATCTTCATCATGTGCAACGGGCAATGCATCTACAATGGGCCTCTAGATAGTATGGTGGCAAAATTTGAGGAAGCTGGCTTTGAGTGCCCACAATTTTACAATAGAGCCGACTTTGCACTTGAAATTGCAACGGGAGAACGACTAGGAAGCTTGGATAATCTCATTAGCAAAGCAACAAGAAGAATTCATTGTGTAACCGGTGAAATCCTTAAAGATCAGGAGAATTTTCAGGAAGAATATTTAGAATTCA CTAAAGTGCTCGATAAACAAGAAAGAAAACGAAGAAGTTTGAACAGAGATATTGATCAGAAATATCCAATATCGCAATGGAaacaatttcttattttattaaagagatCATTCGTCTGTATTTCCCGGAATTTT GTAGTAACACAACTGAAGATTTTAACACATCTTTTTATTGGATTAGTCGTTGGTTGGATTTATTACGACGTGGGCAATGATGGTGCAAAAGCTACAACCaatatttctcttcttttcttcttaattatgTTCTTTTACTTTGGAAACGTTATTCCAATTGTTCTGCTtt ATCCTTCAGaatctaaaattttctacaGAGAATACCTAAACAACTGGTATGGTTTCCTTCCATATTTTTATTCGAAAATCATAGTGGAAATCCCGTGTTTGGtgatttcaacattttcaacCCTCATTCCAATCTACTACCTCACAAATCAACCAATGGAGATCGACAGATTCTTCCTTCTGGCTAATATCCATCTCCTAACAATGCTGATAGCCCTCTTTGCCGGACTTGCAACCGGGACGCAATTTGGCACAGAAATAGGAATGTTCTTTATGCCATCCTCTGGATTGATCTTCGTTGTTTTCTGTGGCTACTACATACGTTACAATGAACTATCACCCATCCTACAACCCTTGACATTCATCACATTCTTCCGGTACATATTTGAGGGTTCCTTTCAGGCAATCTATGGCTTTGAGCGTCAAAATCTCGATTGTAGTCAAATCTTTTGCTATTTGAGATCTGTGTCCAAGATCCGTGAAGTCATGGATATGACCGAAAATACGTATCTATTGGATGTTTTGGGGTTAATTGTGTGGATTCTagtcttaaaatttctctttttcattgCTTTGAGgcgtaaaattaaaaagtttactGATTAA